Proteins encoded in a region of the Saccharomyces eubayanus strain FM1318 chromosome V, whole genome shotgun sequence genome:
- the SCS2 gene encoding phosphatidylinositol-binding protein SCS2: MSAVEISPDVLVYKSPLTEQSTEYASISNNSDQTVAFKVKTTAPKFYCVRPNAAVVAPGETIQVQVIFLGLTEEPAADFKCRDKFLVITLPSPYDLNGKAVADVWSDLEAEFKQQAISKKIKVKYLISPDVRQPSNQNTQDSKDVVEPVAQESAPREDFSMVDEKESPVELETEPPVQIKKEEVPPAIQETVSQENEKHASNSAPTTKSQIKEPATLPAENESSSMGLFILVALLILVLGWFYK, encoded by the coding sequence ATGTCAGCTGTTGAAATCTCCCCCGATGTGTTGGTGTACAAGTCTCCATTGACGGAGCAATCGACGGAATACGCTAGTATTTCCAACAACTCAGACCAGACCGTTGCATTCAAGGTCAAGACCACAGCTCCCAAGTTCTACTGCGTAAGACCTAACGCGGCGGTCGTGGCCCCTGGCGAGACGATCCAGGTCCAGGTCATCTTCCTGGGTCTGACTGAAGAGCCTGCCGCGGACTTCAAGTGTCGTGACAAGTTTCTGGTTATTACGTTGCCTTCTCCTTACGACCTCAATGGAAAGGCTGTGGCAGACGTTTGGTCTGACTTGGAAGCTGAATTCAAACAACAGGCCatctccaaaaaaataaaagttaAATACTTGATAAGTCCAGACGTACGTCAACCATCGAACCAAAATACACAGGATAGCAAGGATGTCGTTGAGCCCGTGGCCCAAGAAAGTGCGCCAAGGgaagatttttcaatggtagacgaaaaagaaagcccTGTTGAACTGGAAACCGAGCCACCTGTtcaaataaagaaagaagaagttccACCTGCCATCCAGGAAACTGTTTCccaagaaaatgagaagCACGCCTCTAACAGCGCTCCAACTACAAAGAGCCAAATAAAGGAACCTGCAACCCTGCCTGCAGAAAACGAATCCTCCAGCATGGGTCTATTCATATTGGTTGCGCTTCTTATCTTGGTTTTGGGTTGGTTCTACAAATAA